One genomic window of Salvia miltiorrhiza cultivar Shanhuang (shh) chromosome 4, IMPLAD_Smil_shh, whole genome shotgun sequence includes the following:
- the LOC131022164 gene encoding E3 ubiquitin-protein ligase PUB23-like — protein MDCPQDFRCPISMEVMKDPVTISTGVTYERKNIERWFRTYKKTTCPTTMQFIDVLEMTPNHTLHRLIAAWQARPGRAPPPPPPASAKRDELAAALGAIDSTPFKVSCLRRLGSIVGLGDEVKEDFKRLGGVEVLVRIMEQVLGENSDFAAFRACEEAVAVLRQIPVSDDDEQILQLLMSSDCMKSMAIVLQRGSGEARFGVIATFEKMARADYQWNYAAQDQGVGFFKSLLEIVSDEICSKASSCALKLLIQMLEASKKSRLKAIEAGAVCTLVELLPESSRSKCEKIMQLIKLLCQLAEGRLAFAEHGLGIAAVSKKMLNVSGGGATKIGVKIMWLVASFHATEKVLEEMLMCGAVKKLVALLHVGGGQSTTKDRAVKILKLRGREWRRYPCFPADVRDYLGLGYHSP, from the coding sequence ATGGATTGCCCTCAAGATTTCCGGTGCCCCATTTCAATGGAGGTAATGAAGGATCCGGTCACCATCTCCACCGGCGTTACGTACGAGCGGAAAAACATCGAGAGATGGTTCCGCACCTATAAGAAGACCACCTGCCCCACCACAATGCAATTCATCGATGTCTTGGAGATGACTCCCAATCACACGCTCCACCGGTTGATCGCCGCGTGGCAAGCTAGGCCGGGCCGCGCtccccctcctcctccgccggCTTCGGCCAAGCGCGACGAGCTGGCCGCCGCGCTCGGCGCGATCGACTCGACGCCGTTCAAGGTGAGCTGCCTGCGGCGGCTGGGGTCGATCGTGGGATTGGGGGACGAGGTGAAGGAGGATTTCAAGCGATTGGGCGGAGTCGAGGTGCTGGTGAGGATAATGGAGCAGGTTTTGGGGGAAAACTCCGATTTCGCGGCGTTTAGGGCTTGCGAGGAGGCGGTGGCGGTGCTGCGTCAGATCCCGGTCTCCGACGACGACGAGCAGATCCTGCAGCTGCTGATGAGCTCCGACTGTATGAAATCGATGGCGATCGTGCTCCAGAGAGGGAGCGGCGAGGCCAGATTCGGCGTGATCGCGACGTTCGAGAAGATGGCGAGGGCTGATTATCAGTGGAACTACGCGGCGCAGGATCAAGGCGTCGGCTTCTTCAAATCTCTGCTGGAGATTGTGTCGGACGAGATCTGCAGCAAGGCGAGCTCGTGCGCGCTGAAGCTGCTGATACAGATGCTGGAGGCGTCGAAGAAGTCGCGGCTCAAGGCCATCGAGGCCGGCGCCGTCTGCACGCTGGTGGAGCTGCTGCCGGAATCGAGCAGATCCAAGTGCGAGAAGATCATGCAGCTGATCAAGCTGCTGTGCCAATTGGCGGAGGGGAGGCTGGCCTTCGCGGAGCACGGATTGGGGATCGCGGCGGTGTCGAAGAAGATGCTGAATGTCTCCGGCGGCGGCGCCACCAAGATCGGGGTGAAGATAATGTGGCTGGTGGCGAGCTTCCACGCGACGGAgaaggtgttggaggagatgctgatgtgcggggcggtgaagaagctggtggcgctgctgcatgtcggcggcGGGCAGTCCACGACCAAGGATAGGGCGGTGAAGATATTGAAGCTGCGCGGCCGTGAGTGGCGGCGGTACCCTTGTTTCCCGGCTGACGTTAGGGATTACTTGGGGTTAGGGTATCATAgtccttga